The Catenuloplanes niger genome includes a window with the following:
- a CDS encoding glucose/sorbosone family PQQ-dependent dehydrogenase: MTTAGRRASAALLGALVGVVGVAAAPARAAEPAFTSRVLVSGLANPWEILTGPDRHLWVTEKSAGRVTRVDMVTGEKKTAVTIPDVVATPGGPQDGLLGMALHPDLLEGTNSNPYAYLTYTYDADPAAAVLLRRQKIVRYTYQRSTGTLGAPLTLIAGLPVTIDHVSGRLVIGPDSKIYYTIGDGGHNQATLYCQPILSQALPTLRQVLTEDWSAYQGKVLRLNLDGTVPLDNPVINGVRSHVYSYGHRNAQGLAFGPTGLLYSTEQGPKSDDELNLITAGGNYGWPHVNGYRDDRAYTYDNWSAAPDCESLTYSDFVTPASVPRQRETAFTDPRLVGPMRTFHTVPNGFNFQDPRCVVGGVAVYHMCWPTIAPSSAAFYASSGVPGWRNSVLVPSLKYGTVYRVPVGADGISAGEPTALWRTVNRYRDLAFGADGRTFYVSTDVSGIAADLAGTPTLGLANPGSILVFTLT, translated from the coding sequence ATGACGACGGCAGGAAGACGAGCATCGGCGGCGCTGCTGGGAGCGCTGGTCGGCGTCGTGGGCGTCGCCGCCGCACCGGCGCGGGCCGCGGAGCCGGCGTTCACCTCACGGGTGCTGGTCTCGGGGCTGGCGAACCCGTGGGAAATCCTCACCGGGCCGGACCGGCATCTGTGGGTGACGGAGAAGTCGGCCGGCCGGGTGACCCGGGTCGACATGGTGACCGGTGAGAAGAAGACCGCGGTGACGATCCCGGACGTGGTGGCGACGCCGGGCGGCCCGCAGGACGGTCTGCTCGGCATGGCGCTGCACCCGGATCTGCTGGAGGGGACGAACAGCAACCCGTACGCCTACCTCACCTACACCTACGACGCCGATCCTGCCGCGGCGGTGCTGCTGCGCCGACAGAAGATCGTCCGCTACACCTACCAGCGTTCCACCGGGACGCTCGGCGCACCACTCACTCTGATCGCCGGGCTCCCGGTCACCATCGACCACGTCTCGGGCCGGCTGGTCATCGGCCCGGACTCGAAGATCTACTACACGATCGGTGACGGCGGGCACAACCAGGCCACCCTCTACTGCCAGCCGATCCTCTCCCAGGCGTTGCCGACGCTGCGGCAGGTGCTGACCGAGGACTGGAGCGCCTACCAGGGCAAGGTGCTCCGGCTGAACCTGGACGGCACGGTTCCGCTCGACAACCCGGTCATCAACGGGGTACGCAGCCACGTCTACTCCTACGGGCACCGCAACGCCCAGGGGCTGGCGTTCGGGCCCACCGGGCTGCTCTACTCCACCGAGCAGGGCCCGAAGTCGGACGACGAACTCAACCTGATCACGGCGGGCGGCAACTACGGCTGGCCGCACGTCAACGGGTACCGCGACGATCGGGCGTACACCTATGACAACTGGTCCGCGGCACCGGACTGCGAGAGCCTGACCTACAGCGACTTCGTGACGCCGGCGTCCGTGCCACGCCAGCGGGAGACGGCCTTCACCGATCCCCGGCTGGTCGGGCCGATGCGGACGTTCCACACCGTCCCGAACGGCTTCAACTTCCAGGATCCGCGGTGCGTCGTGGGTGGCGTAGCGGTCTACCACATGTGCTGGCCGACCATCGCGCCGTCGAGCGCGGCCTTCTACGCGTCGTCGGGTGTGCCGGGTTGGCGGAACTCGGTGCTGGTGCCGTCGCTGAAGTACGGCACGGTCTACCGGGTGCCGGTCGGTGCCGACGGGATCAGCGCCGGTGAGCCGACGGCGTTGTGGCGGACGGTCAACCGCTACCGCGACCTCGCGTTCGGCGCGGACGGCCGGACGTTCTACGTCTCGACCGACGTGTCCGGCATCGCCGCGGACCTGGCCGGCACCCCGACCCTGGGCCTGGCGAATCCCGGCTCGATCCTGGTGTTCACCCTCACCTGA
- a CDS encoding TIGR03621 family F420-dependent LLM class oxidoreductase, whose product MSERPFRFGVGLTGVGSRSAWLAKVRHAADLGYDVLQIPDHLGMTAPFPALVAAAEVAGRMRLGTFVLNAALYRPWVLARDVADTWRLTDGRLELGLGTGYMEHEFAAAGLPFGSGAERLARLADTLREVRQRLAGEPDRPAPPVMLAGAGRRLLELAGREADIVGFSMQAAVVPGVAPERALADRIAAVRAAAGDRFADLELNMIVGAAGRTPAEADLTIARAATGMRDEDLLGLPSVLCGSAPEIADRLRRYRAEFGISYYGVLEPHMTAFAQVIPLLR is encoded by the coding sequence ATGTCCGAACGACCGTTTCGTTTCGGTGTGGGCCTGACCGGCGTCGGGTCCCGGTCCGCCTGGCTGGCCAAGGTCCGGCACGCGGCCGACCTCGGGTACGACGTGTTGCAGATCCCCGACCATCTGGGCATGACCGCGCCCTTCCCGGCCCTGGTCGCCGCCGCGGAGGTGGCGGGCCGGATGCGGCTGGGCACGTTCGTGCTCAACGCCGCGCTCTACCGCCCGTGGGTGCTGGCGCGGGACGTGGCCGACACCTGGCGGCTCACCGACGGCCGTCTCGAACTCGGCCTGGGTACGGGGTACATGGAGCACGAGTTCGCCGCGGCCGGGCTGCCGTTCGGCTCCGGTGCCGAGCGGCTGGCCCGGCTCGCCGACACGCTGCGCGAGGTGCGGCAGCGGCTGGCCGGGGAGCCGGACCGGCCGGCGCCGCCGGTGATGCTGGCCGGTGCCGGTCGGCGACTGCTCGAGCTGGCCGGCCGGGAGGCGGACATCGTCGGGTTCTCCATGCAGGCGGCGGTCGTCCCGGGGGTCGCGCCGGAGCGGGCCCTGGCGGACCGGATCGCCGCGGTGCGCGCCGCCGCCGGTGATCGCTTCGCCGACCTGGAACTCAACATGATCGTGGGCGCGGCCGGCCGCACCCCGGCCGAGGCGGACCTGACCATCGCGCGCGCGGCGACCGGCATGCGCGACGAGGACCTGCTCGGTCTGCCGAGCGTGCTGTGCGGTTCGGCGCCGGAGATCGCGGACCGGCTGCGGCGCTACCGCGCCGAGTTCGGCATCTCCTACTACGGCGTGCTGGAACCGCACATGACGGCGTTCGCCCAGGTCATTCCGCTGCTGCGCTGA